One stretch of Flavobacterium sp. 9 DNA includes these proteins:
- a CDS encoding M60 family metallopeptidase: MKQLVLLCILFFLSKGNGYAQNSIDSIPIKEDLAFFKDNLATKLKKNIKQQELDKIKNKEIHDAALQMLKGEYDFNYRLATYNAYLSPTALGKKLSIGDGYSKYENITGIYLPLGKHVILVDNIAKNKTVDLVIPNWNRQPPAGMEPDKDPNWGIEKKTYPLKNGVNIIDVKDFGGLAYINYYSEEPKKENAIKIHFIDAEINGYFDSGKQKNEDWNKLLDNSIYPMIDARGKYIQTIYPKADLKKYAYNKGVELLNCYDTLIHRQHRLMGLIKYNLVPNNRILARVNYNYYMFRDEDGIAYMGGKSGYALGMVLDPAKVIAGDPAWGFSHETGHVHQLTPYFSWAGLCEVSNNVFTMYVIKSLGIKSRLLEGNYYDSARKKVIETKESYLKVGGSFEPLVPFWQLQLYFEKAGKNPDFYPDLFEAFRKQANAFDKLKKVKADENPAVYQLNFIKTACEVSKVDLTDFFDAYGFFYVGNFDGDCYGAYHYNMTEKMVTDCKKEIKSKNYPKPVLDITTLID; this comes from the coding sequence ATGAAACAACTTGTTTTACTTTGCATTTTATTTTTCCTTTCAAAAGGTAATGGTTACGCACAAAATTCTATAGACTCAATTCCTATAAAAGAAGATTTAGCTTTTTTTAAAGATAATTTAGCCACGAAATTAAAAAAGAACATAAAACAACAAGAATTAGATAAGATTAAAAATAAGGAAATTCATGATGCAGCCCTACAAATGCTTAAAGGTGAATATGATTTCAATTATAGATTAGCTACTTACAACGCTTATTTATCGCCAACAGCTTTAGGAAAAAAATTATCTATTGGTGATGGATATAGTAAATATGAAAACATTACGGGTATTTATTTACCCTTGGGAAAACACGTAATTCTGGTAGATAATATTGCTAAAAATAAAACTGTCGATTTAGTTATTCCAAATTGGAACAGACAACCGCCTGCAGGAATGGAACCTGATAAAGATCCTAATTGGGGAATTGAAAAGAAAACATATCCGTTAAAAAATGGCGTAAACATTATAGATGTAAAAGACTTTGGTGGATTGGCTTACATCAATTATTATTCTGAAGAACCTAAAAAGGAAAACGCAATTAAAATTCACTTTATTGATGCCGAAATAAATGGATATTTTGATTCAGGAAAACAAAAAAATGAAGATTGGAATAAACTTCTGGACAACAGTATTTATCCAATGATAGATGCCCGAGGAAAATATATTCAAACCATTTATCCTAAAGCAGATTTAAAAAAATATGCTTACAATAAAGGTGTGGAATTATTAAATTGTTATGACACTTTGATCCATCGCCAACATCGCCTTATGGGATTAATTAAATATAATCTTGTCCCAAACAATAGGATTTTGGCTCGTGTAAACTACAATTATTATATGTTTAGAGACGAAGACGGAATCGCTTATATGGGCGGAAAATCTGGTTATGCATTAGGAATGGTACTTGATCCGGCAAAAGTAATCGCTGGAGATCCAGCATGGGGATTTAGCCACGAAACCGGTCATGTGCATCAACTAACACCTTATTTTAGTTGGGCAGGACTTTGTGAAGTAAGCAATAATGTTTTCACAATGTATGTCATCAAATCATTAGGGATTAAATCTCGTCTTTTAGAAGGTAACTACTATGATTCTGCAAGAAAAAAAGTTATCGAAACAAAAGAAAGTTATTTAAAAGTGGGTGGAAGTTTTGAACCGCTTGTGCCTTTTTGGCAACTGCAATTGTACTTCGAAAAAGCAGGCAAAAATCCTGATTTTTATCCTGACCTTTTTGAAGCCTTTAGAAAACAAGCCAACGCATTTGATAAACTAAAAAAAGTAAAAGCAGATGAAAACCCGGCTGTTTATCAACTCAATTTTATAAAAACGGCATGTGAAGTCAGTAAAGTTGATTTAACCGATTTTTTTGATGCGTACGGATTCTTTTATGTAGGCAATTTCGATGGAGATTGTTATGGTGCATATCACTATAATATGACCGAAAAAATGGTAACGGATTGCAAAAAAGAAATAAAATCGAAAAATTATCCTAAACCAGTTTTAGATATTACTACCTTGATTGATTAA
- a CDS encoding DUF5107 domain-containing protein: protein MKLKPFLSILLFGSLFVNAQNKPTIKEYKKVFTTYPFSDPDPIPKPDTKVYPYFRFDGFTDKAIQKEWKVIELENDYIKLMILPEIGGKVWSAIEKSTGKDFVYNNHVIKFRDIAMRGPWTSGGVEGNYGIIGHTPNCATPVDYTTITRPDGSVSCVIGVLDLLTRTSWKLDINLPKDKAYFTTNSFWFNATDAEQPYYTWMNTGIKASENLQFIYPGQSYIGHNGEHNSWPIDKENGKDLSFYKNNNFGGYKSYHVFGKYDDFFGGYYHDEDFGMGRYGNHDDKPGKKIWIWGLSQQGMIWEKLLTDTDGQYVEVQSGRLFNQASEGSNLTPFKQRSFAPYQTDSWTEYWFPVKQTKGFVKANNYGAVNVKNENGWLKIYLSPLQKLNEKLEVFDNNKKIYSKDISVNTLQVFKDSIQISVDENKLRLTLGENKLVWNSAPEDGNLARPLEVPKDFDNNSVYGLYLQGKNYISFKDYVKAEENLNACLKKDPNYAPALSDLASLQIRKLQYKEAVISASKALAIDTYNPAANYYYGIANLHLGNITDAKDGFDIAASSVEFRSAAYTTLSKIYFSENDQSKAIEYAEKSLLNNQYNLEGLQVLAVLYRLQNNSAKANEILNKINTVDPLNHFADFERFLLDNSEASKQHFTSLIQNEMPEQTYLELGIWYQHLGRKDEALKVFSLAVPSAEILYWKAFLEGKSVDLSKIQPGISFPFRGETAIILEKLIPTNDQWQLKYHLALIEWNRDNLSKAKELFTQCGTKPNDPAFYAAKASLFKDDSNLVIASLQQALKLDNQGWRYHKLLTEHYISQKQYDKALAIAEPFYKKHTDNYLMGMLYGKTLLLNKKYVAADAFLTKLEILPFEGATAGRQLYHEAKLMQALAEMKNKQYKKALQFIADAKLFPENLGVGKPYDVDIDERLENWLDYQCYTSLGNSEKAKQSLQKITAFNPKIDNTVMNFLPANQLVSAWAIEKTSSANEAEKWLKSQANLYPTNKIVQWTLLVYTKKQSDILTADEKDGEVRIIEKL, encoded by the coding sequence ATGAAACTTAAACCTTTCTTATCAATTCTACTTTTTGGAAGCCTGTTTGTCAACGCACAAAATAAACCCACTATAAAAGAATACAAAAAAGTATTCACGACCTATCCGTTTTCAGATCCCGATCCAATTCCTAAACCAGATACAAAAGTGTATCCGTATTTTCGTTTTGATGGTTTTACAGACAAAGCAATTCAAAAAGAATGGAAAGTTATTGAGCTTGAAAATGATTATATCAAACTAATGATTCTGCCTGAAATTGGTGGAAAAGTTTGGTCGGCAATAGAAAAATCAACCGGAAAAGACTTTGTTTACAACAATCATGTAATCAAATTTAGAGATATTGCCATGCGCGGTCCATGGACAAGCGGCGGTGTTGAAGGTAATTACGGAATCATCGGGCATACGCCAAATTGCGCCACTCCTGTTGATTATACAACGATAACAAGACCTGACGGAAGCGTTAGTTGCGTTATTGGAGTTTTGGATTTATTGACCCGTACTTCATGGAAATTAGACATCAATTTGCCAAAAGACAAAGCTTATTTTACAACAAATTCGTTTTGGTTTAACGCAACAGATGCAGAACAACCTTATTATACCTGGATGAATACCGGTATAAAAGCATCAGAAAATTTGCAATTTATTTATCCCGGACAAAGTTATATTGGTCATAACGGAGAACATAATTCGTGGCCAATTGATAAAGAAAATGGCAAAGATTTATCTTTCTATAAAAACAATAATTTTGGCGGTTACAAATCGTATCATGTTTTTGGGAAATACGATGATTTCTTTGGAGGATATTATCATGACGAAGATTTTGGAATGGGACGATACGGAAATCACGATGACAAACCAGGCAAAAAAATATGGATTTGGGGATTGTCGCAACAAGGAATGATTTGGGAAAAATTACTAACAGATACTGACGGTCAATATGTAGAAGTTCAAAGCGGAAGATTATTCAATCAAGCCAGCGAAGGCAGTAATTTGACACCATTTAAACAGCGCTCTTTTGCGCCTTATCAAACAGATTCATGGACAGAATATTGGTTTCCGGTAAAACAGACAAAAGGTTTTGTAAAAGCCAATAATTATGGAGCCGTCAATGTAAAAAACGAAAATGGCTGGTTGAAAATCTATCTTTCTCCACTTCAAAAACTAAACGAAAAATTAGAAGTTTTTGACAACAATAAAAAAATCTATTCTAAAGATATTTCGGTAAACACTCTACAAGTTTTCAAAGATTCAATTCAGATTTCGGTTGATGAAAATAAACTACGACTTACGCTTGGCGAAAATAAATTAGTTTGGAATTCAGCGCCCGAAGATGGTAATTTGGCTCGACCGTTAGAAGTTCCTAAAGATTTTGACAACAATTCGGTTTACGGATTATATCTTCAGGGAAAAAATTATATCAGCTTTAAAGATTACGTAAAAGCAGAAGAAAATCTAAATGCATGTTTGAAAAAAGATCCAAACTACGCTCCTGCCCTTTCTGATTTAGCCTCTTTGCAAATTAGAAAATTACAATATAAAGAAGCCGTAATTTCGGCAAGTAAAGCCTTAGCAATAGATACTTATAATCCTGCGGCAAATTATTACTACGGAATTGCAAATCTGCATTTAGGAAATATAACCGATGCAAAAGACGGTTTTGATATTGCCGCTTCAAGCGTAGAATTTCGCAGCGCCGCTTATACCACTTTAAGTAAAATTTACTTTAGTGAAAACGATCAATCAAAAGCGATTGAATACGCCGAGAAAAGTTTGCTAAACAATCAATATAATCTTGAAGGTTTACAAGTTCTGGCAGTACTTTATCGTCTGCAAAATAATTCCGCGAAAGCGAATGAAATCTTAAATAAAATAAATACCGTTGATCCGTTAAATCATTTTGCAGATTTTGAACGATTCCTTTTGGATAATTCAGAAGCTTCAAAACAGCATTTCACTTCGCTTATACAAAATGAAATGCCGGAACAAACCTATCTTGAATTAGGAATTTGGTATCAGCATCTGGGCCGCAAGGACGAAGCGCTAAAAGTTTTTTCACTTGCGGTTCCAAGTGCTGAGATCCTATATTGGAAAGCATTTCTCGAAGGAAAATCCGTTGATTTAAGTAAAATTCAACCGGGAATCAGCTTTCCTTTTAGAGGAGAAACAGCAATAATTCTGGAGAAATTGATTCCAACAAACGATCAATGGCAATTAAAATATCATCTGGCTTTAATTGAATGGAATCGTGATAATCTTTCGAAAGCAAAAGAATTATTTACACAGTGTGGTACAAAACCAAATGATCCAGCTTTTTATGCCGCAAAAGCATCTTTGTTCAAAGACGATTCTAATCTTGTAATTGCAAGCCTTCAGCAAGCTTTGAAATTAGACAATCAAGGTTGGAGATATCATAAATTATTGACAGAACATTACATCAGTCAAAAGCAATATGATAAAGCATTAGCAATTGCAGAACCGTTTTATAAAAAACATACAGACAATTATTTAATGGGAATGTTGTACGGAAAAACATTATTGCTCAACAAAAAATATGTTGCTGCAGATGCTTTCCTGACCAAATTAGAAATCCTTCCGTTTGAAGGTGCAACTGCAGGAAGACAATTGTATCATGAAGCAAAATTGATGCAGGCTCTAGCCGAAATGAAAAACAAGCAATACAAAAAAGCTTTACAATTTATTGCCGATGCAAAACTGTTTCCGGAAAATCTGGGCGTAGGAAAACCTTATGATGTTGATATTGACGAAAGACTTGAAAATTGGTTGGATTATCAATGTTACACAAGTCTTGGCAATAGCGAAAAAGCAAAACAATCTTTACAGAAAATCACCGCTTTTAATCCGAAAATTGATAATACGGTTATGAATTTCTTACCGGCAAATCAATTGGTTTCTGCTTGGGCGATCGAGAAAACTTCATCGGCAAATGAAGCAGAAAAGTGGTTAAAAAGTCAGGCAAATTTATATCCGACAAATAAAATTGTACAATGGACATTGTTAGTTTATACTAAAAAACAATCTGATATTTTGACTGCTGACGAAAAAGACGGCGAAGTTAGAATCATCGAAAAATTATAA
- a CDS encoding Gfo/Idh/MocA family protein, whose product MIASAQMIKTKTPSRPKDQQDVLRLATDPIPTVRVAFIGLGMRGPGAVERMTHIPGVEIVALCDMLEKNTQSANEILTKAGLPKAQEFFGDENAWRKVTALPNVDLVYVATDWKHHALIGVQAMKDGKHVAIEVPGALTMKEIWDLIDTSEKTRKHCMQLENCVYDFFELTTLNMAQQGLFGEILHAEGSYIHGLQPFWGEYWNNWRMDYNIKHRGDVYATHGMGPACQALNIHRGDKMNFLVSMDTKAVGNPAYIKEKSGVEIKDFRNGDHTMTMIRTENGKTIQIQHDVTSPRPYSRMYQLSGTKGFANKYPLEGYALDGAALGDDVKPNHEKLSAHSFVPEEVKKALMEKYKHPIVKNIEEQAKKVGGHGGMDFVMDYRLIHCLQKGLPLDMDVYDLAEWSCLGPLTEISLDKGSVPVEIPDFTRGGWKKLQKLEFSE is encoded by the coding sequence ATGATTGCATCGGCTCAAATGATTAAAACCAAAACGCCTTCACGTCCAAAAGATCAACAAGATGTTTTGCGTTTGGCTACAGACCCCATTCCAACTGTTCGCGTTGCTTTTATCGGACTTGGAATGCGCGGTCCGGGAGCAGTCGAGCGTATGACACATATTCCGGGAGTCGAAATTGTGGCGCTTTGTGATATGTTAGAAAAAAATACACAATCGGCAAATGAAATTTTGACTAAAGCAGGACTTCCAAAAGCACAAGAATTTTTTGGAGACGAAAACGCCTGGAGAAAAGTTACCGCTTTACCAAATGTTGATTTAGTTTACGTTGCCACAGATTGGAAACATCATGCCTTAATTGGTGTTCAGGCAATGAAAGACGGAAAACACGTTGCTATAGAAGTTCCCGGAGCTTTAACAATGAAAGAAATTTGGGATTTAATTGATACTTCTGAGAAAACCAGAAAACATTGTATGCAGCTTGAAAATTGCGTTTATGATTTCTTCGAATTAACGACATTAAACATGGCGCAACAAGGTTTATTTGGCGAAATTCTTCACGCCGAAGGATCTTATATCCACGGTTTACAACCTTTTTGGGGCGAATACTGGAACAACTGGAGAATGGATTACAACATCAAACATCGTGGTGATGTTTATGCTACACACGGAATGGGTCCCGCTTGTCAGGCTTTGAATATTCACCGTGGTGACAAAATGAATTTCTTGGTTTCTATGGATACAAAAGCGGTTGGAAATCCTGCTTATATCAAAGAAAAATCTGGTGTAGAAATTAAAGATTTTAGAAATGGAGATCACACAATGACAATGATTCGTACTGAAAACGGAAAAACAATTCAAATTCAGCATGATGTAACTTCTCCTCGTCCGTATAGCAGAATGTATCAATTAAGTGGTACAAAAGGTTTTGCAAACAAATATCCGTTAGAAGGTTATGCTTTAGACGGTGCAGCATTAGGTGATGACGTAAAACCAAATCACGAAAAATTAAGCGCACATTCATTTGTTCCTGAAGAAGTTAAAAAAGCTTTGATGGAAAAATACAAACATCCAATTGTAAAAAATATCGAAGAGCAAGCCAAAAAAGTAGGCGGTCATGGCGGAATGGATTTCGTTATGGATTATCGTTTGATTCACTGTTTGCAAAAAGGACTTCCGCTTGATATGGATGTTTATGATCTTGCCGAATGGTCTTGTCTTGGTCCTTTGACAGAAATTTCCCTTGATAAAGGTTCTGTTCCGGTAGAAATTCCCGATTTTACTCGTGGCGGATGGAAAAAATTACAAAAATTAGAGTTTTCAGAATAA
- a CDS encoding DUF3472 domain-containing protein gives MKNIFYLFLASALVSFSPVKGNIPSIEKNKIENPKTKISLPLAGNAFSSKHIDGSTTITENGIENWTDSKEVFTAYFRIYKAGTFQITVEESVEVFGKSELEFSINGISKKVKFDTTKKAITVGSWTISKEGYVAVKIKGISKTGSQFPSLNRLTISSEDYDGKISYVPNNEGNFYHWGRRGPSVHLNYQIPETTNAEWYYNEVTVPENEDKIGSYFMANGFGEGYFGIQVNSATERRILFSVWSPFETDDPKSIPETQKIKMLKKGENVHTGEFGSEGSGGQSYLKYNWKAGTTYKFLLHGIPQNNNSTNYTAYFFAPELKKWILIASFNRPQTNTYLKRFHSFLENFVPEQGDLSCKVLFNNQWICDDKGNWSEINSVRFTTDNTGTKEYRMDFAGGLEKGSFYLKDGGFFNDYTTPKTIFTRPLNNKKPEIDFSKLP, from the coding sequence ATGAAAAACATATTTTACTTATTTCTTGCTTCAGCATTGGTTTCTTTTTCTCCTGTAAAAGGTAATATACCTTCAATTGAAAAAAACAAAATAGAAAATCCGAAAACCAAAATTTCGCTTCCACTTGCCGGAAACGCTTTTAGTTCTAAACATATCGACGGAAGCACAACAATTACAGAAAATGGGATAGAAAACTGGACAGACTCTAAAGAAGTTTTTACGGCTTATTTTAGAATTTATAAAGCGGGAACTTTTCAAATTACCGTAGAAGAATCTGTTGAAGTTTTTGGAAAATCAGAATTGGAATTTTCGATTAACGGAATTTCTAAAAAAGTAAAATTCGACACTACAAAAAAAGCAATAACCGTTGGAAGCTGGACAATCAGCAAAGAAGGTTATGTTGCCGTTAAAATAAAAGGAATTAGTAAAACAGGAAGTCAATTTCCGTCCCTGAATCGCTTGACGATTTCGAGTGAAGATTACGATGGCAAAATTTCTTATGTTCCAAATAATGAAGGTAATTTTTATCATTGGGGACGCCGCGGACCATCTGTACACTTAAATTATCAGATTCCGGAAACTACAAACGCCGAATGGTATTATAACGAAGTTACGGTTCCTGAAAATGAAGATAAAATAGGTTCGTATTTCATGGCAAATGGTTTTGGCGAAGGCTATTTTGGAATTCAGGTAAACTCAGCTACAGAACGAAGAATTTTATTCTCAGTCTGGAGTCCGTTTGAGACAGATGATCCGAAAAGTATTCCGGAAACGCAAAAAATTAAAATGCTAAAAAAAGGCGAAAACGTTCATACAGGTGAATTTGGAAGTGAAGGTTCTGGCGGTCAGAGTTATTTGAAATACAATTGGAAAGCCGGAACAACTTATAAATTCTTGCTTCACGGAATTCCTCAAAACAATAACAGCACCAATTACACCGCGTATTTTTTTGCTCCCGAATTGAAAAAATGGATTTTAATTGCGAGTTTCAACCGTCCGCAAACCAATACTTACTTAAAAAGATTTCATTCGTTTTTAGAAAATTTTGTTCCTGAACAAGGCGATTTATCATGCAAAGTTTTATTCAATAATCAATGGATATGTGATGATAAAGGAAATTGGTCAGAAATTAATTCGGTACGTTTTACAACAGATAATACCGGTACAAAAGAATACAGAATGGATTTTGCCGGCGGACTTGAAAAGGGTTCTTTCTATCTAAAAGACGGCGGATTCTTTAACGATTATACAACACCTAAAACCATTTTTACCAGACCATTAAACAATAAAAAACCAGAAATCGATTTTAGCAAATTACCTTAA
- a CDS encoding M1 family metallopeptidase yields the protein MNNKFLKYTVLSLVTLACQNIEAQNADQNKDEASTYRVTALKVHDLMHTKLDVSFDYGKRYLNGKAWLTLKPHFYETDALTLDAKGMEFKEIAIVQGAKKTPLKYTYDNEQVFITLDRKYKSTEKYVVYIDYIAKPDQLKVKGSNAITDAKGLYFINPDGKDDKPIQIWTQGETEASSAWFPTIDKPNQKTTSEIAMTVESKYVTLSNGKLTAQKANKNGTRTDTWKMDLPHSPYLFMMAVGDFKIYKDTYNGKEVSYYLEPKYAPYAKQIFGKTPDMMKFYGKTLGVEYPWVKYAQVVARDYVSGAMENTSATLHGEYVQKTERELLDDNQESTIAHELFHQWFGDYVTAESWSNLTMNESFATFGEVIWHGHDAGQDAEDRSRYEKLQNCLRSSKDGISPPLARFYYKDKEDMFDNISYSKGSIILYAAKNQMGDEAFFKSLNRYLTTNAYKSGETHQLRLAMEEVTGKDWSPYFNQWYYQGGNPILNVEYGYADGKATIAVKQTQASSTQTFSLPLKVDFYVNGTKIRKDILIDQREQNFSFDVPAQPTFVDLDPDKILVGQVIENKKVSDYLFQYKNVPTYYNRIEAIKFASKEKSHDAQLILLAGLEDQQDDLRVMSIKAIDLTDSQIKDAAIKTLLNLAKNDKKTIVRTAALVKLARTGDASYKGLMEESIKNQSYNVIAGGISGLSKYAPDEADKALSTLDDDTKQHVAPLVKRLNSQK from the coding sequence ATGAATAACAAATTTCTAAAATATACTGTTTTAAGCTTAGTTACTTTGGCTTGTCAGAATATTGAGGCACAAAATGCTGACCAAAATAAAGACGAAGCATCGACTTACAGAGTTACCGCACTAAAAGTTCACGATTTAATGCATACAAAACTCGATGTTTCATTTGATTATGGAAAACGCTATTTAAACGGAAAAGCGTGGCTTACTTTAAAACCTCATTTTTACGAAACTGATGCTCTTACGCTTGACGCGAAAGGAATGGAGTTTAAAGAAATTGCTATAGTTCAAGGTGCTAAAAAAACGCCTTTGAAATATACATATGACAACGAACAGGTTTTTATTACGCTGGACAGAAAGTATAAAAGCACTGAAAAATACGTCGTTTACATCGATTATATCGCTAAACCTGATCAATTAAAAGTAAAAGGAAGTAACGCAATTACAGATGCTAAAGGTTTGTATTTCATAAATCCTGACGGAAAAGACGACAAACCAATTCAGATTTGGACACAAGGAGAAACTGAAGCTTCTTCGGCTTGGTTTCCAACAATTGACAAACCAAATCAGAAAACAACTTCTGAAATTGCAATGACCGTAGAGTCAAAATATGTGACTTTATCAAACGGAAAATTGACAGCACAAAAAGCCAACAAAAATGGTACTCGTACAGATACCTGGAAAATGGATTTACCACATTCTCCGTATTTATTTATGATGGCTGTTGGAGATTTTAAAATTTACAAAGACACTTATAACGGCAAAGAAGTTAGTTATTATCTGGAGCCAAAATATGCGCCTTATGCCAAACAAATCTTTGGAAAAACTCCGGATATGATGAAGTTTTACGGCAAAACTTTAGGTGTAGAATATCCTTGGGTAAAATATGCTCAGGTTGTTGCCAGAGATTACGTTTCAGGCGCAATGGAAAATACATCGGCAACTTTGCACGGTGAATATGTACAAAAAACAGAAAGAGAATTATTAGACGATAATCAGGAAAGTACAATTGCTCACGAACTTTTTCACCAATGGTTTGGAGATTATGTAACAGCTGAATCGTGGTCAAACTTGACAATGAACGAATCTTTTGCCACTTTTGGAGAAGTAATCTGGCACGGTCACGATGCCGGACAAGACGCAGAAGACAGATCTCGTTATGAGAAATTACAAAACTGTTTACGTTCTTCAAAAGATGGTATTAGCCCGCCTTTGGCACGTTTTTATTACAAAGACAAAGAAGATATGTTTGACAATATCAGCTATTCAAAAGGTTCGATTATATTGTATGCGGCAAAAAATCAAATGGGAGACGAAGCGTTTTTCAAATCATTAAACCGCTATTTAACTACAAATGCTTACAAATCCGGAGAAACACACCAATTGCGTTTAGCGATGGAAGAAGTTACCGGAAAAGACTGGAGTCCATACTTTAACCAATGGTATTATCAAGGAGGAAATCCTATTTTGAATGTTGAATACGGATATGCAGACGGAAAAGCTACAATTGCAGTAAAACAAACACAAGCAAGTTCGACTCAAACTTTTAGTTTACCATTAAAAGTAGATTTTTATGTAAACGGAACTAAAATCAGAAAAGACATTTTGATCGACCAAAGAGAGCAAAATTTCAGTTTTGATGTTCCCGCGCAACCTACTTTTGTAGATCTTGATCCTGATAAAATTTTAGTTGGTCAGGTAATCGAGAACAAAAAAGTATCAGATTATTTGTTCCAATACAAAAATGTTCCAACATATTACAATAGAATTGAAGCTATAAAATTTGCAAGCAAAGAGAAAAGCCATGATGCACAACTTATACTTTTGGCAGGTTTAGAAGATCAACAAGACGACTTGCGTGTAATGAGTATAAAAGCAATTGATTTGACAGATTCTCAAATTAAAGATGCAGCAATTAAAACTTTGCTTAACCTTGCAAAAAATGATAAAAAGACTATTGTAAGAACTGCTGCACTTGTAAAATTGGCCAGAACAGGCGATGCTTCTTATAAAGGATTAATGGAGGAAAGCATTAAAAACCAATCTTATAATGTGATCGCAGGCGGAATTTCTGGTTTATCTAAATATGCTCCAGATGAAGCTGACAAAGCCTTATCGACATTAGATGATGATACTAAACAACATGTAGCGCCTTTAGTCAAAAGATTAAACAGTCAAAAATAA